One Luteibacter aegosomaticola genomic window carries:
- the speE gene encoding polyamine aminopropyltransferase, which translates to MSQQQLSWFTEAHQASGSSIGYRVERLLHAEKTPWQTIEIYQTTDWGNLMVIDGCVMLTSRDNFLYHEMMTHPALFTHARAKRVVIIGGGDCGTLREVLKHEEVEKATQVEIDERVTRLAEEYFPELCDSNNDPRAELLFIDGIKYMAEADPESIDLIIVDSTDPVGPAEGLFNAAFYASCFKALRHGGILVQQSESPLAHIELIKSMRSAMRTAGFKAVRTLPFPQPCYPTGWWSCTMARKDGDLSGFRERGAISKGFPTKYYNADIHKGALAQPEFMREQLGD; encoded by the coding sequence ATGTCGCAGCAGCAGCTCAGCTGGTTTACCGAGGCCCATCAGGCGTCGGGCTCCTCCATCGGTTACCGCGTCGAGCGCCTCCTGCACGCGGAGAAGACCCCGTGGCAGACGATCGAGATCTACCAGACCACCGATTGGGGCAACCTCATGGTGATCGACGGCTGCGTCATGCTGACCAGCCGCGACAACTTCCTGTACCACGAGATGATGACCCACCCGGCGCTGTTCACCCACGCCCGCGCCAAGCGCGTCGTCATCATTGGCGGCGGCGATTGCGGCACCCTGCGTGAGGTGCTCAAGCACGAGGAAGTCGAGAAGGCCACCCAGGTGGAGATCGACGAGCGTGTCACCCGCCTGGCCGAGGAGTACTTCCCGGAGCTGTGCGATTCGAACAACGACCCGCGCGCCGAGCTGCTCTTCATCGACGGCATCAAGTACATGGCCGAGGCCGATCCGGAATCGATCGACCTGATCATCGTCGACTCGACCGACCCGGTGGGCCCGGCCGAAGGCCTGTTCAACGCCGCGTTCTACGCCAGCTGCTTCAAGGCCCTGCGCCACGGCGGCATCCTGGTGCAGCAGTCGGAATCGCCGCTGGCCCACATCGAGCTGATCAAGTCGATGCGTTCGGCCATGCGCACCGCCGGCTTCAAGGCCGTGCGTACCCTGCCGTTCCCGCAGCCGTGCTACCCCACCGGCTGGTGGAGCTGCACCATGGCTCGCAAGGACGGCGACCTGTCCGGCTTCCGCGAGCGCGGCGCCATCAGCAAGGGCTTCCCGACCAAGTACTACAACGCCGATATCCACAAGGGCGCCCTCGCCCAGCCGGAATTCATGCGCGAGCAGCTTGGCGATTAA
- the speA gene encoding arginine decarboxylase, which produces MANWTIDRAKLTYAIPHWSNGYVDVAGNGHLQMRPRGDEGPALDLPAIVAQATAEGLRLPLLVRFPDILADRLRKLQEAFGKAIDDADYAGSYTAIYPIKVNQQRGVVGELVAAGEQGFGLEAGSKPELMAVLAYARPGSMVVCNGYKDREYVRLALIGRKLGLRVHIVIEKLSELDHVLAEAKALDVEPLLGVRVRLASIGAGKWQNTGGDKGKFGLSPGQVLELIERLDAAGLKHTLRLQHFHMGSQISNVRDIAAGMREAVRYFIELHKLGVPIDVVDVGGGLGVDYEGTRSRSFNSINYSMGQYAASIVQPLAEAVAEHGMPAPTIFTESGRAMTAHHAVMVVNVSEVEEVPPGAIDAPRADEPAVLRHLRETHAELDERPPLELFHEAQHHFAEGQALYALGQLDLRDRATLDDLFYAIANAVRPRLLPAERAHRQALDDLDEKLVDKYFVNFSVFESVPDIWAIDQIFPIVPINRLDEEPTRRGVIADLTCDSDGRIDHYVDAEGVDVSLPLHPLKDGESYRLGIFMVGAYQETLGDIHNLFGDTDAVNVRATASGYEFAHIRRGDTTDLMLDYVGYDVKALRQTYADRIKAAGIEGAVADELAASLDKGLTGYTYLAETTR; this is translated from the coding sequence ATGGCGAACTGGACCATTGATCGCGCCAAGCTGACCTACGCGATCCCCCACTGGAGCAACGGCTACGTCGACGTGGCCGGCAACGGCCACCTGCAGATGCGCCCGCGTGGCGACGAGGGCCCGGCCCTCGACCTGCCGGCCATCGTGGCCCAGGCCACGGCCGAAGGCCTGCGCCTGCCGCTGCTCGTCCGCTTCCCCGATATCCTGGCCGACCGCCTGCGCAAGCTGCAGGAAGCCTTCGGCAAAGCGATCGACGACGCCGACTACGCCGGCAGCTACACCGCGATCTACCCGATCAAGGTGAACCAGCAGCGCGGCGTCGTGGGCGAGCTGGTCGCCGCCGGCGAACAGGGCTTCGGCCTCGAGGCCGGTTCCAAGCCCGAGCTGATGGCCGTGCTGGCCTATGCCCGCCCGGGCAGCATGGTGGTCTGCAACGGCTACAAGGATCGCGAGTACGTGCGCCTGGCGTTGATCGGCCGCAAGCTCGGCCTGCGCGTGCACATCGTGATCGAAAAGCTCTCCGAGCTGGACCACGTGCTGGCCGAAGCCAAGGCGCTGGATGTCGAGCCGCTGCTCGGCGTGCGCGTGCGCCTGGCCTCGATCGGTGCCGGCAAGTGGCAGAACACCGGTGGTGACAAGGGCAAGTTCGGCCTCAGCCCCGGCCAGGTGCTGGAGCTCATCGAGCGCCTGGATGCCGCCGGCCTGAAGCACACCCTGCGCCTGCAGCACTTCCACATGGGCTCGCAGATTTCGAACGTGCGCGATATCGCGGCGGGTATGCGCGAAGCCGTGCGTTACTTCATCGAGCTGCACAAGCTGGGCGTGCCCATCGATGTGGTCGACGTCGGCGGTGGCCTGGGCGTCGATTACGAAGGTACCCGTTCGCGCAGCTTCAATTCGATCAACTACAGCATGGGCCAGTACGCGGCCAGCATCGTGCAGCCGCTGGCCGAGGCCGTGGCCGAGCACGGCATGCCCGCGCCCACGATCTTCACCGAATCCGGCCGCGCCATGACCGCGCACCACGCGGTGATGGTGGTGAACGTGAGCGAGGTGGAAGAAGTGCCGCCGGGCGCGATCGACGCGCCGCGCGCGGACGAGCCGGCCGTGCTGCGCCACCTGCGTGAAACCCACGCCGAGCTGGATGAGCGTCCGCCGCTCGAACTGTTCCACGAAGCGCAGCACCACTTCGCCGAAGGCCAGGCGCTGTACGCACTGGGCCAGCTCGACCTGCGCGACCGCGCCACGCTCGACGACCTGTTCTATGCCATCGCCAACGCCGTGCGTCCGCGCCTGCTGCCGGCGGAGCGCGCCCACCGTCAGGCGCTGGACGACCTGGACGAGAAGCTGGTCGACAAGTACTTCGTGAATTTCTCGGTGTTCGAATCGGTGCCGGATATCTGGGCCATCGACCAGATCTTCCCGATCGTGCCGATCAACCGTCTGGACGAAGAACCGACCCGTCGCGGCGTCATCGCCGATCTCACCTGCGATTCGGACGGCCGCATCGACCACTACGTGGACGCCGAAGGCGTGGACGTGAGCCTGCCGCTGCATCCGCTGAAGGATGGCGAGTCGTACCGCCTGGGCATCTTCATGGTGGGCGCGTACCAGGAGACCCTGGGCGATATCCACAACCTGTTCGGCGATACCGATGCGGTGAACGTCCGCGCTACGGCCTCGGGCTACGAGTTCGCGCACATCCGCCGTGGTGACACGACGGACCTGATGCTCGATTACGTGGGCTACGACGTGAAGGCGCTGCGCCAGACGTATGCCGACCGCATCAAGGCGGCCGGCATCGAAGGCGCGGTCGCTGACGAACTCGCCGCATCGCTCGACAAGGGCCTCACCGGCTACACCTACCTGGCGGAAACTACGCG
- a CDS encoding phospholipase D family protein, with the protein MRRLLVLLALAATLVTGGCSLSAARIQKADAVVSLTVDRQVTCAQPDRCAEPSPLMDAAREANSASTADLPVHVATLLEDGEAALAARVNLIRAAQQTIDVQTYIWEQDDAGKLMLDELVAAARRGVHVRILADQLFSFRDPGLLAGLARASSNMEIRLYNPTFSSARTPPLEFAAGIVCCFFRFNQRMHNKLIVIDDLVGITGGRNYEDRYFDWDPVFDYVDRDVMIGGPAAKAMGASFDQFWNHKRAVPLTHLRDVNRELVADTDDKKQWTVPTYDNPGRVAELIAHAEDPAWLDERLVSASLRLNRVEYLSDLPGKTDEPKRREARALTRHIMGLVRNAKSEVVLQTPYLVMSKPAKKIFSNLHQQPEPPRVVVSTNSLASTDAFAVYAMSYKHRKRYLTDYGFEIYEMKPHPSNADRDALEGQSNAIATPPINRPVGSGGGSRRMTRAERQQAAAANGPSESTGFLSAGRRYGPSARHRPAPLYTAGVRFGLHAKSIVVDDTFAMVGTHNFDPRSDHYNTEAGVIIYDKRFADRLRGSIMQDTEPGNAWVIGPRQKTIPVLSEVNEFIGDVSERLPFFDLWPFRYATSYELKPGCIPMRWTDPQFFECYEPVGDFPEVDVSLKVIYTRMITAFGSASSGIL; encoded by the coding sequence ATGCGCCGCCTCCTCGTGTTACTTGCCCTTGCCGCCACGCTGGTTACCGGCGGCTGTTCGCTTTCGGCGGCCCGCATCCAGAAAGCCGATGCCGTCGTGTCACTTACCGTCGACCGCCAGGTGACGTGCGCCCAGCCCGATCGTTGCGCCGAGCCCTCGCCACTGATGGACGCCGCTCGCGAGGCCAACAGTGCTTCGACGGCGGACCTGCCCGTGCACGTGGCCACCCTGCTGGAAGATGGCGAAGCCGCCCTCGCCGCCCGCGTCAACCTGATCCGCGCGGCCCAGCAGACGATCGATGTGCAGACCTACATCTGGGAGCAGGACGACGCCGGCAAGCTGATGCTCGATGAGCTGGTGGCCGCCGCCCGCCGCGGCGTCCACGTGCGCATCCTGGCTGACCAGCTGTTCTCCTTCCGCGACCCGGGCCTGCTCGCCGGCCTGGCCCGCGCCAGCAGCAACATGGAAATTCGCCTGTACAACCCGACGTTCTCCAGCGCGCGCACCCCGCCGCTGGAATTTGCGGCCGGCATCGTGTGCTGCTTCTTCCGCTTCAACCAGCGCATGCACAACAAGCTCATCGTGATCGACGACCTCGTCGGCATTACCGGCGGCCGCAACTATGAGGATCGCTACTTCGACTGGGACCCGGTCTTCGACTACGTCGACCGCGACGTGATGATCGGCGGCCCTGCGGCCAAGGCCATGGGCGCCAGCTTCGACCAGTTCTGGAACCACAAGCGCGCCGTGCCGCTGACCCACCTTCGCGATGTGAACCGCGAGCTGGTGGCCGATACCGACGACAAGAAGCAATGGACGGTGCCGACTTACGACAATCCCGGTCGCGTCGCCGAACTGATCGCCCACGCCGAGGACCCGGCCTGGCTCGACGAACGCCTGGTGAGCGCCTCGCTGCGGCTCAATCGCGTGGAATACCTCTCCGACCTGCCGGGCAAGACCGACGAACCCAAGCGCCGCGAAGCCCGCGCCCTCACTCGCCATATCATGGGCCTGGTGCGGAATGCCAAGAGCGAGGTGGTGCTGCAGACGCCCTACCTGGTGATGAGCAAACCGGCGAAGAAGATCTTCAGCAACCTGCACCAGCAGCCTGAACCGCCACGCGTCGTCGTCTCGACCAACTCGCTCGCATCGACCGACGCCTTCGCCGTGTATGCGATGTCGTACAAGCACCGCAAGCGCTACCTCACCGATTACGGCTTCGAGATCTACGAGATGAAGCCGCATCCGTCGAACGCCGACCGGGATGCGCTCGAAGGCCAATCCAACGCCATCGCGACGCCGCCGATCAACCGGCCGGTGGGCTCCGGCGGTGGCAGCCGGCGCATGACTCGCGCGGAACGACAGCAGGCGGCTGCGGCCAACGGGCCCTCGGAAAGCACCGGCTTTCTTTCAGCGGGACGGCGCTATGGGCCGAGCGCCCGCCATCGTCCCGCGCCGCTGTACACCGCCGGCGTGCGCTTCGGCCTGCATGCCAAATCCATCGTGGTGGATGACACCTTCGCCATGGTCGGCACGCACAATTTCGATCCGCGCTCCGACCACTACAACACCGAAGCCGGTGTGATCATCTACGACAAGCGCTTCGCCGACCGCCTGCGCGGGTCGATCATGCAGGACACCGAACCCGGCAATGCCTGGGTCATCGGGCCGCGACAGAAGACGATCCCGGTGCTGTCCGAGGTGAACGAGTTCATCGGCGACGTCTCCGAGCGCCTGCCGTTCTTCGACCTGTGGCCGTTCCGCTACGCCACCAGCTATGAACTGAAGCCGGGCTGCATTCCCATGCGCTGGACCGACCCGCAGTTCTTCGAGTGCTATGAGCCGGTCGGCGACTTCCCCGAAGTCGACGTGTCGCTCAAGGTCATCTACACCCGCATGATCACCGCCTTCGGCTCAGCGTCCTCGGGCATCCTCTAA
- a CDS encoding energy transducer TonB, with the protein MLLLRTSTSLSAFGLLIGIAATSWLTALTYERAPATRQFAEVVMPGTAPALMPKTVGERPAVTATPPERLRTRAVVDLAAESAMRRTAAAKARAADAVSSEAAPVAKAEPLVPVYMPSPRYPMEALRAHREGQVVLSVTVTPEGDVTSVSVGRSSGDPSLDDAAEEAVRNWRFAAAERASRYTSDLPIRFELTDPL; encoded by the coding sequence ATGCTTCTACTTCGCACCAGCACCTCGCTCAGCGCCTTCGGGCTGCTTATCGGCATCGCCGCCACGAGCTGGCTCACCGCGCTCACCTATGAGCGCGCGCCGGCGACTCGCCAGTTTGCGGAAGTGGTGATGCCGGGCACCGCGCCGGCGTTGATGCCGAAAACCGTAGGTGAGCGGCCCGCTGTGACCGCGACCCCGCCGGAACGGCTGCGCACGCGGGCGGTGGTGGATCTGGCGGCGGAGTCGGCGATGCGTCGTACCGCCGCTGCGAAGGCCCGCGCGGCCGACGCCGTGTCGTCGGAGGCTGCGCCGGTCGCCAAGGCCGAGCCGCTGGTGCCGGTGTACATGCCTTCCCCGCGTTACCCGATGGAAGCGCTGCGTGCGCACCGCGAGGGGCAGGTGGTGTTGAGTGTGACGGTTACGCCCGAGGGCGATGTCACCTCGGTGAGCGTGGGCCGTTCCAGCGGCGATCCGTCGCTGGACGATGCCGCCGAAGAAGCCGTGCGCAACTGGCGCTTCGCCGCTGCCGAGCGCGCGTCGCGTTACACCTCGGATCTGCCAATCCGCTTCGAACTCACCGATCCCCTCTGA
- a CDS encoding YceI family protein: protein MRFLLSAIAMFFLTSPAIAADLRIDPVRSKADFSVRLLWVTSVTGHFEGIRGDLTTDPATATAVVRADIDSESIRMESARLRRWVLAPEFFDAEHHPTIHFVSDPTPITLLSKGGDVAGDLTIRGVTRPVTFRLLANQCEPAAMAGCVLQLQGMIDRTEFGMLGRRGALSDRVNLGMAIVLEAP, encoded by the coding sequence ATGCGTTTCCTGTTGTCGGCGATCGCAATGTTCTTCCTGACGTCGCCTGCGATCGCCGCCGACCTGCGCATCGACCCTGTCCGTTCGAAGGCCGACTTCTCGGTCCGCCTGCTCTGGGTCACCTCCGTCACGGGCCACTTCGAAGGGATCCGTGGCGATCTCACGACCGACCCGGCCACCGCCACCGCGGTGGTCCGGGCCGATATCGATTCCGAAAGCATCCGCATGGAATCCGCGCGCCTGCGCCGCTGGGTCCTGGCACCGGAGTTCTTCGATGCCGAACACCACCCCACCATCCATTTCGTCTCGGACCCCACGCCCATCACCCTGCTCAGCAAGGGCGGCGATGTGGCTGGCGACCTCACCATCCGCGGCGTCACCCGGCCGGTGACCTTCCGCCTGCTGGCCAACCAGTGTGAACCGGCCGCCATGGCCGGGTGCGTGCTGCAACTGCAGGGCATGATCGACCGCACCGAGTTCGGCATGCTCGGCCGTCGCGGCGCCCTGTCCGATCGCGTGAACCTGGGCATGGCCATCGTCCTTGAGGCACCCTAG
- a CDS encoding ParA family protein codes for MLTTLVASSKGGCGKSTLVTQLASYWSQAGKHAAIIDADRQHSSLRWAGRRPENVPSVTAIEGSRKAFDRLSDDIQRVMIDMPAGMDEKDMEPYLDKADVILVPVLPSTFDLDATLDFLKILQGIPRVKRGKLPVGLVGNRLKPWTNASQQAMADLAEQAPFPVVAELRDSQAYVLLTALGKGIFDYHSENVRGHQDDWAKLLRWIKRST; via the coding sequence ATGCTTACGACGCTCGTGGCAAGCAGCAAGGGTGGTTGCGGTAAGTCGACGCTGGTCACCCAGCTCGCCTCGTACTGGTCACAGGCTGGCAAGCACGCGGCCATCATCGATGCGGACCGGCAACACTCCAGCCTGCGCTGGGCCGGCCGCCGCCCCGAGAACGTCCCGTCGGTCACCGCCATCGAAGGCAGCCGCAAAGCCTTCGACCGGCTCTCGGACGACATCCAGCGCGTCATGATCGACATGCCGGCGGGCATGGACGAAAAGGACATGGAGCCCTACCTCGACAAGGCCGATGTCATCCTCGTCCCGGTGCTCCCTTCCACGTTCGATCTCGACGCAACGCTGGATTTTCTCAAGATCCTGCAAGGCATCCCCCGGGTGAAGCGTGGCAAGCTGCCCGTGGGCCTGGTGGGCAACCGCCTGAAGCCGTGGACCAACGCCAGCCAGCAAGCCATGGCGGATCTGGCCGAACAGGCCCCGTTCCCCGTGGTGGCTGAACTGCGTGATTCGCAGGCTTACGTCTTGCTCACGGCGCTCGGTAAGGGCATCTTCGACTATCACTCGGAAAACGTACGCGGCCACCAGGACGACTGGGCGAAACTGCTTCGATGGATCAAGCGAAGCACCTGA
- a CDS encoding antitermination protein NusB, whose amino-acid sequence MDQFAIFASERAGFFVGWGTLSLINAGLAQGKNRSGLVWFLLSIILGPLATLILVLLPKVRTKLF is encoded by the coding sequence ATGGATCAATTCGCCATCTTCGCCAGCGAACGCGCGGGCTTTTTCGTCGGCTGGGGCACCCTGTCCCTCATCAACGCGGGTCTGGCGCAGGGTAAGAACCGCAGCGGCCTCGTCTGGTTCCTGCTTTCCATCATCCTCGGCCCGCTGGCCACCCTCATCCTGGTGCTCTTGCCCAAGGTGCGTACAAAGCTCTTTTGA
- a CDS encoding acetyl-CoA C-acetyltransferase gives MEKSQKRVGVVGGVRIPFCRNNTAYAEVGNFGMSVKVLGSLVEKFSLHGVELGEVAMGAVIKHASDWNVAREAVLSSGLAPTTPGITTARACGTSLDNAIIIANKIATGQIEAGIAGGSDTTSDVPIVYGQKFRKRLLALNRAKTLKEKFQVATRGFSFKELKPSFPGVAEPRTGKSMGDHCEMMAKEWHIGRVEQDELALASHKKLGAAYDAGFFDDLVVPFRGLKRDGFLRADSTLEKLSSLKPAFDKTSGQGTLTAGNSTGLSDGAAAVLLASEEWAAARGLPIQAYFLDAEVSAVDFVHGEGLLMAPTVAVPRMLKRHGLTLQDFDFYEIHEAFAAQVLCTLRAWESEDYCRNRLGLDAPLGSIDPAKLNINGSSLAAGHPFAATGARIVATLAKMLEQKGSGRGLISICTAGGMGVTAILERP, from the coding sequence ATGGAAAAGTCGCAAAAGCGCGTGGGTGTGGTCGGTGGCGTCCGCATTCCCTTCTGCCGCAACAACACCGCTTATGCGGAAGTCGGCAACTTTGGCATGTCCGTCAAGGTGTTGGGTTCCCTGGTCGAGAAATTCAGCCTGCATGGCGTGGAGCTGGGCGAGGTCGCCATGGGCGCCGTCATCAAGCACGCCTCGGACTGGAACGTGGCCCGCGAGGCGGTGCTCTCCTCCGGCCTGGCGCCGACCACGCCGGGTATCACCACGGCGCGCGCCTGCGGTACCTCGCTCGATAACGCCATCATCATCGCCAACAAGATCGCCACGGGGCAGATCGAGGCCGGTATCGCCGGCGGTTCGGATACCACCAGCGACGTGCCCATCGTCTACGGGCAGAAATTCCGCAAGCGCCTGCTGGCGCTCAACCGGGCGAAGACTCTGAAGGAGAAATTCCAGGTCGCCACGCGCGGTTTTTCGTTCAAGGAACTGAAGCCCTCGTTCCCGGGCGTGGCCGAGCCGCGCACCGGCAAGTCGATGGGCGACCACTGCGAGATGATGGCGAAGGAATGGCACATCGGTCGCGTGGAGCAGGATGAGCTGGCGCTGGCGAGCCACAAGAAGCTGGGCGCCGCTTACGATGCCGGCTTCTTCGACGACCTGGTCGTGCCGTTCCGCGGCCTCAAGCGCGATGGTTTCCTGCGCGCGGATTCCACGCTCGAGAAGCTTTCCTCGCTGAAGCCCGCGTTCGACAAGACCTCGGGCCAGGGCACGCTCACCGCCGGTAATTCCACCGGCCTCTCCGATGGCGCAGCCGCCGTGTTGCTGGCCAGCGAGGAGTGGGCGGCCGCCCGTGGCCTGCCGATCCAGGCGTATTTCCTTGATGCCGAGGTGTCGGCGGTCGACTTCGTGCACGGCGAAGGCCTGCTCATGGCCCCGACCGTCGCGGTGCCGCGCATGCTCAAGCGCCATGGCCTCACCTTGCAGGATTTCGACTTCTACGAGATCCACGAGGCGTTCGCCGCGCAGGTGTTGTGCACATTGCGTGCATGGGAGTCGGAGGATTATTGCCGGAACCGGCTGGGCCTCGATGCCCCGCTGGGGTCCATCGATCCGGCGAAGCTCAACATCAACGGTTCCAGTCTTGCCGCGGGGCACCCCTTCGCGGCCACGGGTGCGCGCATCGTCGCCACCCTGGCAAAGATGCTGGAGCAGAAGGGTTCGGGCCGCGGCCTGATCTCGATCTGCACCGCCGGTGGCATGGGTGTCACGGCGATCCTCGAACGTCCGTAA
- a CDS encoding SixA phosphatase family protein, which translates to MRELILLRHAEADAHGKEGKDDRERKLTEHGRNEARAAGQWLSEHKISYDRVLCSPAERTRETAALALGQVEPVYEDTIYDATVGDLYDLLDKQGDAERVVLVGHNPGIEQLVAFLVEGRSEDYRGMPPAGMARLAFTGKLEPGKATLETFWSPPN; encoded by the coding sequence ATGCGTGAACTCATTTTGCTGCGCCATGCCGAGGCGGATGCCCACGGCAAGGAAGGCAAGGACGACCGCGAGCGAAAACTCACCGAACACGGCCGCAACGAAGCCCGCGCCGCGGGCCAGTGGCTCTCTGAACACAAGATCAGCTACGACCGCGTGCTCTGCTCACCGGCCGAGCGCACCCGCGAAACGGCGGCACTGGCCCTGGGCCAGGTCGAGCCCGTTTACGAAGACACCATCTACGACGCCACCGTGGGCGATCTGTACGACCTGCTCGATAAGCAGGGCGATGCTGAACGCGTGGTGCTCGTTGGTCATAATCCCGGCATCGAGCAACTGGTAGCCTTCCTCGTCGAGGGACGCTCCGAGGATTATCGCGGCATGCCACCGGCCGGCATGGCCCGCCTTGCCTTCACGGGCAAGCTGGAACCCGGCAAGGCCACGCTCGAGACCTTCTGGTCGCCTCCCAACTAG